One window from the genome of Garra rufa chromosome 1, GarRuf1.0, whole genome shotgun sequence encodes:
- the LOC141339448 gene encoding uncharacterized protein — translation MHSLRPSRKRQYSESGNSETDYSDVDYIPKISSDGSDGSSSGHDIAESSSDDSHACASRKLFSKAEVKEKGCSSGKCITAPSPKRMRCQTDETDTVPGDRTFIQSVQSSRQKGKIYNKKQYCLYCSKPYSKMARHLEFVHCNEVEVAKAVAFPKNSKERRVQLNLLRKRGNFAHNTDVVRQGHGEMVACYRPKKKKGAKEFIHCIYCQGLYNKRSLWKHMKNCPLKPKDDESQGRKRVRSLCALKTPVGLEVSKSFKKILSVMNYDAVSRVVHSDICIMQLGEHMFNRMGSDVTKHDYIRQKMREVGRLLLEARKITPLRSMADFIIPANFKHVISAVKVVAGYDEEKNSYGIPSLALKLGHSVNKISSIVESNAMMYGDHERAECARDFRKIHQARWNEYISAGAITTLKEAKWNAPQIIPFTQDVKVLHNHLEKKHDKLLSKLRNCPSSADSYAALAKVTLSQVILFNRRREGEVSRMLLSAFKSRDSSELHEDIAICLSEFEKKLCMHFTRVEIRGKRGRKVPVLLKPAMVSAMELLAETREACGVPTENPFMFARPGAMSAYRGGECISRAARECGIKNPQSLSSTKLRKHIATMSKILNLNENEADQLADFLGHDIRIHRQYYRLPEGTLQLAKMSKVLMAMEKGTLTEFKGKKLDEIEIDPNEQLETQGDEMSSEDEEEPRDLPKTTPAEKDHPSFCQMQCPSKEQDSSSLSKRKWDNTEVQAVERNMITFIQTCKVPGKKDCESCIKAEPALKNRTWTGVKNYVRNRITSLKKKGGL, via the exons ATGCACTCTTTAAGACCATCAAGAAAAAGGCAG TATTCAGAAAGTGGCAACAGCGAGACAGACTACAGCGATGTTGACTACATACCCAAAATCAGCTCCGATGGATCAGATGGTAGTTCTTCTGGACATGACATAGCTGAAAGCAGCTCAGATGATTCACATGCTTGTGCTTCTAGAAAGCTCTTTTCAAAAGCCGAAGTTAAAGAGAAAGGTTGTTCGTCGGGTAAATGTATAACAGCACCATCACCAAAAAGAATGAGATGCCAAACTGATGAGACAGATACCGTGCCTGGTGATAGGACTTTTATTCAATCAGTGCAATCTTCAAGGCAGAAAGGCAAGATATACAACAAGAAGCAGTATTGCCTCTACTGCAGTAAGCCATACTCAAAAATGGCAAGACACCTCGAGTTTGTCCATTGCAATGAAGTAGAAGTCGCAAAGGCTgtagcatttccaaaaaattccAAAGAACGACGAGTGCAGTTAAACCTCCTTAGAAAACGGGGTAACTTTGCCCACAACACTGATGTGGTGAGACAGGGACATGGGGAGATGGTTGCCTGCTACCGTCCAAAAAAGAAGAAAGGGGCCAAAGAATTTATTCACTGCATCTACTGCCAAGGCCTTTACAACAAACGCAGCCTCTGGAAACATATGAAAAATTGTCCATTGAAACCAAAAGATGATGAATCTCAGGGCAGAAAGAGAGTTAGATCTCTGTGCGCTCTGAAAACACCAGTCGGCTTAGAGGTGAGCAAAAGTTTCAAGAAAATACTCTCCGTAATGAATTATGATGCGGTTTCCCGTGTAGTTCATTCTGATATATGCATCATGCAACTGGGCGAACACATGTTCAACAGGATGGGGTCTGATGTAACCAAACATGACTACATAAGACAAAAGATGAGAGAAGTTGGCAGATTGCTTCTTGAAGCAAGAAAGATTACCCCATTGAGATCAATGGCTGACTTCATCATACCAGCAAACTTTAAGCATGTCATATCAGCTGTTAAAGTTGTAGCTGGATACGATGAAGAGAAGAACTCATACGGCATTCCTTCTTTAGCTCTCAAACTTGGCCATTCAGTAAACAAAATCAGTAGCATTGTCGAGAGCAACGCCATGATGTACGGTGATCATGAGCGTGCCGAGTGCGCACGAGACTTCAGAAAAATACATCAGGCTAGATGGAATGAATACATTTCTGCTGGTGCAATTACTACACTGAAAGAAGCCAAGTGGAATGCACCACAGATCATTCCTTTCACTCAAGATGTCAAAGTCCTGCATAATCATCTGGAGAAGAAACACGATAAGTTGCTCAGTAAGCTAAGAAATTGCCCAAGTTCTGCAGACAGCTACGCTGCTCTTGCCAAGGTCACATTGTCTCAAGTGATCCTGTTTAACAGACGAAGAGAAGGTGAGGTATCGCGGATGCTTCTGTCAGCTTTTAAAAGCAGAGATTCTTCCGAGCTACATGAAGATATTGCCATCTGTCTctctgaatttgagaaaaagcTGTGTATGCACTTCACCAGAGTTGAGATCCGTGGTAAACGAGGGAGAAAGGTCCCTGTGCTCCTCAAGCCTGCTATGGTTTCTGCCATGGAGCTGCTCGCTGAAACACGTGAGGCTTGTGGCGTTCCAACTGAGAATCCCTTTATGTTTGCCAGACCTGGAGCAATGTCAGCCTACAGAGGAGGAGAATGCATCAGCAGAGCTGCTCGTGAATGTGGCATAAAGAATCCTCAATCACTATCATCAACTAAGCTGAGAAAACACATAGCAACCATGTCGAAGATTCTCAACCTGAATGAAAACGAAGCAGACCAACTTGCTGACTTTTTGGGTCACGATATCAGAATTCACAGACAATACTACCGATTACCAGAGGGCACGCTGCAGCTCGCCAAAATGAGCAAGGTCCTGATGGCAATGGAAAAGGGAACATTGACTGAATTCAAAGGAAAGAAACTTGACGAAATAGAAATCGACCCAAATG AGCAACTTGAGACACAAGGTGATGAAATGTCAAGCGAAGATGAGGAGGAGCCCAGAGACTTGCCTAAAACAACACCAGCAGAGAAAGACCATCCATCTTTTTGCCAGATGCAGTGTCCATCAAAGGAACAAG aTTCTTCAAGTCTTTCGAAGCGTAAATGGGACAACACAGAGGTGCAGGCTGTAGAGCGAAATATGATAACCTTTATCCAGACATGCAAAGTTCCCGGTAAGAAAGACTGTGAGAGTTGCATAAAAGCTGAACCAGCACTGAAGAACCGAACGTGGACCGGTGTAAAAAATTATGTCCGAAACAGGATAACTTCTCTCAAAAAAAAGGGTGGTCTTTAG